From Cellulomonas fimi ATCC 484, a single genomic window includes:
- a CDS encoding carboxylate-amine ligase: protein MGVEEELLLVDPGTGRTVAASVAVTGGPPDEVAVSVPAGISAAASSALTSAAVDASVTAASDDAVGPRVVLPLTTELQQEQVETATPPRTRMADLAADLRALRRCADDAARTVGARVAALATYPLTVTPVLTPSPRYRAIRDQMGLTCAEQLTCGCHVHVAVESDDEGVAVLDRLRPWLPLLTAVAANSPYWQGADTGYAGYRTQAWNRWPGTGPADPFGSAAAYHAVVAELLATGTVLDEGMVYFDARLSRHYPTVEVRVADVCLDVDDAVLVAALTRGLVETCVDRWRAGEPAPGDPTSVLRMAAWRASRSGTTGDLVHPRTHRLVPAAEALACLLEHVGPALGASGDLGLVEQGIERVLARGTGAARQREVAAASGRLEGVVKDAAERTVA from the coding sequence GTGGGGGTCGAGGAGGAGCTGCTCCTCGTCGACCCCGGCACCGGCCGCACCGTCGCCGCCTCCGTGGCCGTCACCGGCGGGCCACCGGACGAGGTCGCGGTGTCGGTCCCGGCGGGTATCTCGGCAGCGGCCTCGTCGGCGCTCACGTCGGCTGCGGTCGACGCGTCCGTGACCGCGGCGTCGGACGACGCGGTCGGTCCGCGTGTCGTGCTGCCGCTGACGACCGAGCTGCAGCAGGAGCAGGTCGAGACGGCCACGCCCCCGCGGACCCGCATGGCGGACCTCGCCGCCGACCTGAGGGCGCTGCGCCGGTGCGCCGACGACGCCGCCCGGACCGTGGGGGCGCGCGTCGCCGCGCTCGCGACGTACCCGCTGACCGTCACGCCCGTCCTCACGCCGTCGCCCCGCTACCGCGCGATCCGCGACCAGATGGGCCTGACGTGCGCCGAGCAGCTCACGTGCGGCTGCCACGTCCACGTGGCCGTCGAGTCCGACGACGAGGGCGTCGCCGTGCTCGACCGGCTGCGGCCCTGGCTCCCGCTCCTGACGGCGGTCGCGGCGAACTCGCCGTACTGGCAGGGCGCCGACACCGGGTACGCGGGGTACCGCACCCAGGCGTGGAACCGCTGGCCCGGCACCGGACCCGCCGACCCGTTCGGCTCCGCGGCCGCCTACCACGCCGTCGTGGCCGAGCTGCTGGCGACGGGCACGGTGCTCGACGAGGGGATGGTCTACTTCGACGCGCGCCTGTCCCGGCACTACCCGACGGTCGAGGTCCGCGTCGCCGACGTGTGCCTGGACGTGGACGACGCCGTGCTCGTCGCCGCCCTCACGCGCGGGCTCGTGGAGACGTGCGTCGACCGGTGGCGGGCGGGCGAGCCGGCGCCGGGCGACCCCACGAGCGTCCTGCGCATGGCGGCGTGGCGCGCCAGCCGCTCCGGGACGACGGGAGACCTCGTGCACCCCCGGACGCACCGGCTCGTGCCCGCCGCGGAGGCGTTGGCGTGCCTGCTGGAGCACGTGGGGCCCGCGCTCGGGGCGTCCGGGGACCTCGGGCTCGTCGAGCAGGGGATCGAGCGCGTGCTGGCGCGGGGGACGGGGGCGGCCCGGCAGCGGGAGGTCGCGGCCGCGTCGGGCCGGCTCGAGGGCGTCGTCAAGGACGCGGCCGAGCGCACGGTCGCCTGA